One Antennarius striatus isolate MH-2024 chromosome 17, ASM4005453v1, whole genome shotgun sequence genomic window carries:
- the tbpl2 gene encoding TATA box-binding protein-like 2 — protein MDESALERYFDDSIANDSSFNLEDELGLQIPAHDIQDSAPSLQDSSFLATKARPPGTEQGDDLDLSFLPDELGTQEELSRHDNTADNEAAVLDASHDSGVCLDYNSQGSTVTDGDPQPSSSTSGLGTGASPFCPMTPMTPMTPMTPVTERSGIIPQLQNIVSTVNLGCPLDLKFIALQARNAEYNPKRFAAVIMRIREPRTTALIFSSGKMVCTGAKSEEQSRLAARKYARVVQKLGFPARFLDFKIQNMVASCDVCFPIRLEGLVLTHQQFSSYEPELFPGLIYRMVKPRIVLLIFVSGKVVLTGAKERAEIYEAFENIYPILRGFRKQ, from the exons ATGGATGAGTCCGCGTTGGAGCGCTATTTCGATGACTCCATTGCAAAT gattCAAGCTTCAATTTGGAGGACGAGCTGGGTCTCCAGATCCCTGCTCATGATATACAAGACTCCGCCCCCTCTCTGCAGGACTCCTCCTTCCTGGCGACGAAGGCGAGGCCACCCGGCACGGAGCAGGGCGATGACCTCGACCTCAGCTTTTTGCCTGATGAGCTTGGCACACAGGAAGAGCtcagtcgtcatgacaacaCAG CGGATAATGAGGCTGCAGTTCTGGATGCGTCCCACGACAGCGGTGTCTGTCTGGACTACAACTCCCAGGGTTCCACAGTAACAGACGGGGACCCACAGCCAAGCTCGTCCACGTCAGGGCTGGGGACAGGTGCCTCCCCCTTCTGTCCCATGACCCCTATGACCCCAATGACACCCATGACACCTGTGACGGAGAGGTCGGGAATCATCCCACAGTTGCA gaATATCGTCTCCACAGTGAACCTGGGATGTCCCTTAGATCTGAAATTTATTGCCCTCCAAGCCAGAAATGCTGAGTACAACCCAAAG CGCTTTGCGGCGGTCATCATGAGGATCCGTGAGCCCAGAACCACCGCACTCATCTTCAGCTCAGGGAAGATGGTGTGTACAGGAGCCAAGAG TGAGGAGCAGTCGCGACTAGCAGCCAGGAAATATGCTCGGGTGGTGCAGAAACTTGGATTTCCTGCTAGGTTCCTGGACTTTAAGATCCAGAACATGGTGGCCAGCTGCGACGTCTGCTTCCCCATCAGACTAGAAGGACTGGTCCTGACGCACCAGCAGTTCAGCAG TTATGAGCCAGAGCTGTTTCCAGGCCTCATCTACCGCATGGTGAAGCCTCGCATTGTCCTGCTCATCTTTGTGTCTGGGAAAGTGGTGCTGACTG GGGCTAAAGAACGGGCCGAGATCTACGAGGCGTTTGAGAACATTTATCCAATCCTGAGAGGCTTCCGGAAGCAATGA
- the LOC137610823 gene encoding dynein regulatory complex subunit 2-like, protein MLKVNEGWRSVLRQTRAAELHDEITVASQTFKREVDHLNTILQNLKLDLQEADHRSDHMRRLHLQNLERLQTQYNQQGTSIQQHFENVLQNLTTKFSSERDQMSRDAKLRRAELRETALKLQQRRQAEMTEIHRLYRDIITTQECDTSDMVAKLSLVDKEQLMEKKELEMIHNKELKVFNELSAKNQQAAQELDAFTKRAKRLQNKTQEEDRNLMKVNDGWRPVFRQARDAELRDDVTVARQMFKRRVDHLDSVLQNLTLDLQEADRHSDHMRRLHLQNMERLQTQYNKRVISLQQHFDNVLQNLTAMFSSERDQMSREGQKWRVDLENAIFLLDQHNEAEIMETHRLYKDIIARQAKAHSDRLGKMGKVDPELLMEKKDVEMMYKKELKVFKQLSAKKHQPIQEIEAFTKRVKSLQDLVMKLRKLRTFILAKRHVEEQDWTEQENQVNQKTQQLWEQLRQNKKVAKKKLMEIVEAGEKVKKKLQATVDKGERILRRIEICNKLERKCGLFASTEEQRPESTGSETQPEVSERPTLIRRLNIATLKMEEVKERRDELRRENKHLKLLLVERQRQAPLCRV, encoded by the exons ATGCTGAAGGTGAATGAAGGCTGGAGGTCCGTTCTCCGTCAGACTCGAGCCGCCGAGCTCCATGATGAAATCACGGTGGCAAGTCAGACGTTCAAAAGGGAGGTAGACCATCTGAACACCATCCTACAG AACCTGAAGCTCGACCTGCAGGAGGCGGATCACAGGTCGGATCACATGCGGCGGCTTCACCTGCAGAACCTGGAGCGCCTCCAGACTCAGTACAACCAGCAGGGGACGTCGATCCAGCAGCACTTTGAAAATGTCCTGCAGAACCTCACCACAAAGTTCAGCTCTGAGAG GGATCAGATGTCAAGGGATGCCAAGCTGCGGCGAGCTGAGCTGCGGGAGACAGCTTTAAAGTTACAACAGCGCCGCCAAGCAGAGATGACAGAAATCCACAGACTCTACAGAGACATCATCACAACACAAGAGTGTGATACCAGTGATATG GTAGCTAAACTGAGTCTGGTGGATAAAGAGCAGCtgatggagaagaaggagctTGAGATGATACACAACAAAGAGTTGAAGGTGTTCAATGAACTGAGCGCCAAAAATCAGCAGGCTGCTCAAGAGCTTGATGCCTTCACAAAGAGGGCGAAGAGACTGCAG AACAAGACGCAGGAGGAGGATAGGAACCTGATGAAGGTGAATGATGGCTGGAGACCCGTTTTCCGTCAGGCCCGAGACGCCGAGCTgcgtgatgatgtcacggtgGCCAGGCAGATGTTTAAGAGGCGGGTAGACCACCTGGACAGTGTCCTACAG AACCTGACGCTCGACCTGCAGGAGGCGGATCGCCATTCGGATCACATGCGGCGACTTCATCTGCAGAACATGGAGCGTCTGCAGACTCAGTACAACAAGCGGGTGATATCGTTGCAGCAGCACTTTGACAACGTCCTGCAGAACCTCACCGCCATGTTCAGCTCTGAGAG GGATCAGATGTCAAGAGAAGGTCAAAAGTGGCGAGTCGACCTAGAGAATGCAATATTCCTGTTGGATCAGCACAATGAAGCAGAAATTATGGAAACCCACAGACTCTACAAAGACATCATCGCAAGACAGGCGAAAGCTCACAGTGACAGG TTAGGTAAAATGGGTAAGGTGGATCCAGAGCTGCTGATGGAGAAGAAAGATGTTGAGATGATGTACAAAAAAGAGTTGAAGGTGTTCAAACAGCTGAGCGCCAAAAAGCACCAGCCTATTCAAGAGATTGAAGCCTTCACCAAGAGGGTGAAGAGCCTGCAG GATTTGGTCATGAAGTTAAGGAAACTGAGGACCTTCATTCTGGCAAAAAGACACGTGGAGGAACAGGATTGGACAGAACAGGAAAATCAAGTGAATCAAAAGACTCAACAGCTTTGGGAGCAGCTCAGGCAGAATAAGAAAGTGGCCAAGAAAAAGCTCATGGAGATCGTCGAGGCGGgagaaaaagttaaaaagaagCTGCAGGCGACCGTTGACAAG GGCGAGAGGATTTTACGTCGCATAGAAATCTGCAACAAACTAGAAAGGAAGTGTGGGCTGTTCGCCTCTACGGAGGAACAGAGACCAGAGTCCACTGGGTCGGAAACACAACCG GAAGTATCAGAGCGACCAACTTTGATTCGGCGCCTCAACATTGCTACGCTAAAGATGGAAGAAGTAAAGGAACGCAGAGATGAGCTGAGAAGAGAGAACAAACATCTGAAGCTTCTGCTGGTTGAGCGTCAACGACAAGCCCCGCTCTGCAGGGTGTGA
- the atg14 gene encoding beclin 1-associated autophagy-related key regulator: protein MASSDGLHSLGPDRAALSGGLQPVGRPPLRSHSTHQPHSTHGCVMMVESVDDAEGLYVAVERCPLCSTSRRRLTCARCVQAGDFVYFDGSNTERYVEKLERFKKLKEEKEWLQQRVIQAMDSKLQADEMKWKIMSCKMKIEQLKEAVAGGNEEMKREKDLLLRSQEEHQRLQRRAVRHQEKRDKIERHNRRLGELLEKRSREQQSRLGQLAALRREHILELTTHIFPTREEKQGSRDPADVVEECDLALTSSTVSELAEARRTTYLSGRWIWDDQNGETSISITGSPVTLPSNGDCSAYYSWVEEKSTNQGPELDHINPAHTISAALCYATQLTTILSHILDVNLPKKLCNSEFCGENLSRYRFTRALTKLNTNILHLCFSQHVDSEKLHPHHTMRNIMFLVSPDNDNLGRTGPFEVSADLEESMEFVEPEAAGPAEESGDEAVTDEETDLGTDWETVPSPRFCDIPSQSMDLSQSALQVSQPAANTGGMISSAAASVTSWLKAYTGQR from the exons ATGGCGTCCTCCGACGGACTCCACTCGCTTGGCCCGGACCGCGCTGCTTTGTCCGGCGGCCTTCAGCCAGTCGGGAGGCCCCCTCTGCGCTCCCACTCCACCCACCAGCCCCACTCCACCCACGGCTGCGTGATGATGGTGGAGTCGGTGGACGACGCGGAGGGGCTGTACGTGGCGGTGGAGCGGTGCCCCCTGTGCAGCACCTCCCGGCGCAGGCTAACATGTGCCCGCTGCGTCCAGGCCGGGGACTTCGTCTACTTCGACGGGAGCAACACTGAAAG atacgTTGAAAAACTGGAGCGGTTTAAGAAGCTGAAGGAAGAAAAGGAGTGGCTACAACAGAG AGTCATCCAGGCCATGGACAGTAAGCTGCAGGCGGATGAAATG AAATGGAAGATCATGTCTTGTAAGATGAAGATCGAGCAGCTGAAGGAGGCTGTTGCTGGGGGCAACGAGGAGATGAAGAGGG agaAGGACCTCCTCCTGCGTTCCCAGGAGGAGCATCAGCGGCTGCAGCGCCGGGCGGTACGCCACCAGGAGAAACGGGATAAAATCGAGCGCCACAACCGTCGTTTGGGGGAGCTGCTGGAGAAACGCAGCCGCGAACAGCAGAGCCGACTGGGGCAGCTGGCGGCGCTGAGACGCGAACACATCCTGGAGCTCACCACGCACATCTTCCCCACGAGGGAGGAGAAACAAGGCAGCAG AGACCCCGCGGACGTGGTGGAAGAGTGCGACCTGGCGTTGACCTCCAGCACCGTGAGCGAGCTGGCCGAGGCTCGGAGGACCACCTACCTGTCGGGTCGCTGGATCTGGGACGACCAGAATGGAGAgaccagcatcagcatcactggGTCCCCCGTTACGCTGCCTAGCAACGGAGACTGCTCCGCCTACTACAGCTgggtggaggagaagagcaCCAATCAGGGCCCAG AATTGGACCACATCAACCCGGCTCACACCATCAGCGCCGCGCTCTGCTACGCCACGCAGCTCACCACCATCCTGTCCCACATCCTGGACGTCAACCTGCCCAAGAAGCTCTGCAACAG CGAGTTCTGCGGGGAGAACCTGAGTCGGTACCGCTTCACCAGAGCGCTGACCAAACTCAACACCAACATCCTCCACCTCTGCTTCTCACAG CATGTAGACAGTGAGAAGCTCCATCCCCATCACACCATGAGGAACATCATGTTTCTGGTTTCCCCTGACAACGACAACCTGGGCAG GACGGGTCCGTTTGAGGTGAGCGCTGACCTGGAGGAGTCCATGGAGTTTGTGGAGCCGGAGGCCGCCGGGCCCGCCGAGGAGAGTGGAGACGAGGCGGTGACGGATGAGGAGACGGATCTCGGGACGGACTGGGAGACGGTGCCGAGTCCACGATTCTGTGACATCCCATCACAG TCCATGGATCTTTCCCAGAGTGCTTTGCAGGTATCCCAGCCCGCTGCTAACACTGGAGGAATGATCTCCTCCGCCGCTGCCTCCGTCACTTCCTGGTTGAAGGCCTACACCGGCCAGCGCTGA
- the LOC137611286 gene encoding myosin-2 heavy chain, non muscle-like has translation MGSALVLLLLLGLSPALSRGQMGSPAPHEDAAGGPGSGAAPGLPVHWDELLGLKELVLRLKTAVVGRRQALRSVESRLRDRELEAGKQRGELEAQVEALRSRMTSSEEEVEELKRRNTALAAELPFLQTRLRWSESTVEQMRKKSAVLAARLCNTESLMEELMKQTSAFLITNTSSVSEASDLEQRLNVRLEDLSTNSQVLLHAGERHLEALQIQTTELETRLDAVEEETNDLWTEHTVLELSMTGLELRLRSAETRLEQQENHSAVQSDQFYSMDSRLTNIHNNISALEVRLRSAETQTEQLEDLTAVQGAVALRLNITEEQLDTLRTQHTDRLTAAQRTTEGLQVRLRAQEAAIAQLKTGRQARLSLLTEVVSRLEATERRGSVLQSGLNRTDALLRTHLEETDVRLTAGEKQLEDLRMEHTVFRFRLNETQKLPNDDSDELKVAFSAGLTDSGSVGPFDEERTLIFSKTIANVGRAYNQTSGVFTAPVRGLYFFSFTVADYLKGYMGVYLYRNNQPIIFNLDLNDHGGYASTSNGVALQLEEGDQIRLSLPASYRLYDDSRNFSVFSGFLLFAL, from the exons ATGGGATCTGCTCTGGTTCTACTTCTACTCCTCGGTTTGTCTCCAGCTCTCAGTCGGGGACAGATGGGGTCTCCCGCCCCCCATGAGGATGCCGCCGGGGGTCCGGGGTCCGGCGCCGCCCCGGGTCTCCCCGTCCACTGGGACGAGCTGCTGGGTTTGAAGGAGCTGGTCCTGCGCCTGAAGACGGCGGTGGTGGGGCGGCGTCAGGCCCTCCGGAGCGTGGAGAGCCGGCTGAGGGACCGGGAACTGGAGGCCGGGAAGCAGAGGGGGGAGCTGGAGGCTCAGGTGGAGGCGCTCCGGTCCAGAATGACCAGCAgcgaggaggaggtggaggagctgaagaggaggaacacAG CTCTGGCGGCGGAGCTTCCTTTCCTGCAGACGAGGCTGCGGTGGAGCGAGAGCACCGTGGAGcaaatgaggaagaagagtgCAG TGCTGGCAGCCCGGTTGTGTAACACCGAGAGTctgatggaggagctgatgaAGCAGACCTCAG CGTTCCTCATCACCAACACTTCATCGGTGTCTGAGGCGTCCGACCTGGAGCAGCGACTCAACGTCCGTCTGGAGGACCTGAGCACAAACTCACAAG TTCTACTTCATGCTGGTGAACGTCACCTGGAGGCGCTGCAGATTCAAACCACAG AGCTGGAAACCAGACTGGACGCCGTCGAGGAAGAAACCAACGACCTGTGGACCGAACACACAG TTCTGGAG CTTTCTATGACAGGTTTGGAGCTCCGACTGAGATCCGCCGAAACTCGCCTGGAACAGCAGGAGAATCACAGCGCAG TTCAATCTGATCAGTTTTACTCAATGgattccagactgacaaacatcCACAACAACATTTCCG CGCTGGAGGTCCGACTGAGATCAGCTGAAACACAGACGGAGCAGCTGGAGGATCTCACTGCAG TCCAGGGAGCCGTCGCTCTGAGGCTGAACATCACTGAGGAGCAGCTGGACACGCTAAGGACACAACACACGG acagactgacagcagctcagaggaCGACTGAAG GCCTTCAGGTCCGACTGAGAGCTCAGGAGGCCGCGATCGCGCAGCTGAAGACAGGCAGACAAG CTCGGTTGTCTTTGCTGACGGAAGTCGTTTCCAGGTTGGAAGCCACCGAACGCCGCGGCTCAG TGCTGCAGTCCGGACTGAACAGAACCGACGCCCTGCTGAGAACACACCTGGAAG AGACGGACGTCCGACTGACGGCCGGCGAGAAACAGCTGGAAGACCTGAGGATGGAACACACAG TTTTCAGGTTCAGACTGAATGAGACCCAGAAGCTCCCAAACGACGACTCAg ATGAGCTGAAGGTGGCGTTCTCAGCCGGATTGACTGATTCCGGGTCGGTCGGACCGTTTGACGAGGAGCGGACTCTGATCTTCTCCAAAACCATCGCCAACGTCGGCCGAGCCTACAACCAGACCTCAG GTGTGTTCACAGCTCCTGTCAGAGGActttacttcttcagcttcacagTTGCAGATTACCTGAAGGGTTACATGGGCGTCTACCTGTACAGAAACAACCAGCCAATCATCTTCAACCTGGACCTGAACGACCACGGCGGCTACGCCTCCACGTCCAACGGCGTGGCTCTGCAGCTGGAGGAAGGCGACCAGATCCGCCTCAGTCTGCCGGCCAGCTACCGGCTCTACGACGACTCCCGCAACTTCAGCGTTTTCTCCGGGTTCCTGCTTTTCGCCCTCTGA